Proteins from a single region of Corynebacterium casei LMG S-19264:
- a CDS encoding ABC transporter permease: MDNSSSSAPAADAPAAGTETVVPQRRSRGKLWNWKLSVATLGTIILLLISLSVGEYSILTSDFGWEMFGITRIPRTIALILAGAAMAICGLVMQLLTQNRFVEPSTTGTTEWAGLGLLTCLILFPQSSVLVKMIVAVVFAFIGTMIFFLFLRRVTLRSSMVVPIVGIMLGAVVSAVSSFIALATDALQQLGIWFMGSFTSVYKGQYEVLWVVLFVVIAVFIFADKLTAAGLGEDIATNIGLNYNQVLLLGTALVSIATGVVTVVVGALPFLGLIVPNIVSMFRGDDLRSNLPWVLLLGITIVTLCDLLGRTIISPFEMPVSVILGIVGAVVFVGLIVRSTRDK, translated from the coding sequence ATGGATAACTCCTCGAGCTCGGCGCCAGCAGCAGATGCGCCGGCAGCGGGTACTGAGACGGTAGTCCCGCAGCGCCGCTCCCGCGGAAAGCTCTGGAACTGGAAGCTGTCGGTGGCAACATTAGGTACTATCATCTTGCTGTTGATCTCGTTGTCAGTAGGCGAGTACAGCATTTTGACCAGCGACTTTGGCTGGGAGATGTTCGGCATTACCCGCATCCCTAGGACAATCGCACTTATCCTTGCTGGTGCAGCAATGGCCATTTGTGGTTTGGTCATGCAGCTTCTTACTCAGAACCGTTTCGTCGAACCATCTACCACCGGTACTACTGAGTGGGCCGGCCTGGGCCTGTTGACCTGTTTAATTCTGTTCCCACAGTCTTCCGTTCTGGTCAAGATGATTGTCGCCGTTGTTTTCGCGTTTATCGGAACGATGATCTTCTTCCTGTTCCTACGCAGGGTTACCCTCCGCTCGTCCATGGTTGTCCCGATCGTGGGCATCATGCTTGGCGCGGTTGTGAGTGCAGTATCTTCCTTTATCGCACTGGCAACTGATGCTCTCCAGCAGCTCGGAATCTGGTTCATGGGTTCATTTACTTCGGTCTACAAGGGTCAGTATGAAGTCCTGTGGGTAGTTCTGTTCGTTGTGATCGCGGTATTTATCTTTGCTGACAAACTGACAGCAGCAGGTCTGGGTGAGGATATCGCGACAAACATTGGGTTGAACTACAACCAGGTTTTGCTTCTGGGTACAGCCTTGGTCTCCATCGCAACTGGTGTTGTCACCGTTGTCGTGGGCGCGTTGCCATTTTTGGGTCTGATTGTTCCTAACATCGTCAGCATGTTCCGTGGTGATGACCTGCGCTCCAACCTTCCATGGGTATTGCTCTTGGGTATCACGATTGTGACCCTGTGTGACCTTCTTGGGCGAACCATCATCTCGCCTTTTGAAATGCCAGTTTCTGTCATTTTGGGCATCGTCGGTGCAGTAGTCTTTGTCGGACTGATTGTGAGGTCAACCCGTGACAAATAA
- a CDS encoding siderophore ABC transporter substrate-binding protein: MKIRHALVASVAAASLVLASCSNSETDSTGAAAETTASDPSASEDSTDEAAAGEGELVVEDNFGEKTISLPVENPVVTDNRAFELLAEWDVELAAAPIGLIPDTLSDKYNEDTIEFDLGSHREPDLEQIVAAQPDLIWNGQRFSQHGEDIEELAPEATLVDFTPRDEEPLDAELIRLTENLGQIFGHEDEAQAHIDEFNEALERAKEAYDPEKSVMAVNTSGGEINYIAPSIGRTWGPLFDLIGFTPSLEVEGGSSNHEGDDISVEAIAESNPDYLVVLDRDAAISSEEPDYSPASDLIADSAALQNVTAIREDNIVIAPTDTYINENIVTYTEILNLIADAFEAQN, translated from the coding sequence ATGAAGATCCGTCACGCCCTCGTGGCTTCTGTTGCTGCTGCATCCCTCGTGTTGGCATCCTGCTCCAACTCTGAGACTGACTCCACTGGCGCAGCTGCAGAGACCACCGCTTCTGATCCCTCCGCATCCGAAGACTCAACCGATGAAGCAGCTGCCGGCGAAGGTGAACTGGTTGTTGAAGACAACTTCGGTGAGAAGACCATCTCCCTGCCAGTAGAGAACCCAGTTGTCACCGACAACCGCGCATTCGAGCTTCTTGCAGAGTGGGATGTTGAGCTGGCTGCTGCACCAATTGGCCTGATTCCAGACACTTTGTCCGATAAGTACAACGAAGACACCATCGAGTTTGATCTTGGTTCCCACCGCGAGCCAGACCTGGAGCAGATTGTTGCAGCACAGCCTGACCTGATCTGGAATGGCCAGCGTTTCTCCCAGCACGGCGAAGACATCGAAGAGCTTGCTCCGGAGGCAACCCTCGTTGACTTCACCCCACGTGATGAAGAGCCACTCGATGCAGAGCTGATTCGCCTGACTGAGAACCTGGGTCAGATCTTCGGCCACGAGGATGAGGCACAGGCTCACATTGATGAGTTTAACGAGGCTCTGGAGCGTGCGAAGGAGGCGTACGATCCAGAAAAGTCCGTCATGGCGGTTAACACTTCCGGTGGCGAGATCAACTACATTGCTCCATCCATTGGTCGTACCTGGGGCCCACTGTTTGACCTGATTGGCTTCACCCCATCCCTCGAGGTTGAAGGTGGTTCTTCCAACCACGAAGGTGATGACATCTCTGTTGAGGCAATTGCAGAGTCCAACCCTGATTACCTGGTGGTTCTGGACCGTGACGCAGCTATTTCTTCCGAAGAGCCAGATTACTCCCCAGCATCTGACCTGATTGCTGACAGCGCTGCGCTGCAGAACGTCACTGCAATTCGGGAGGACAACATCGTTATCGCTCCTACCGACACCTACATCAACGAGAACATCGTGACCTACACCGAGATTCTCAACCTCATCGCTGACGCATTTGAGGCTCAGAACTAA
- a CDS encoding M20 family metallopeptidase produces MCTENSGHFDNPGLRHPQVPSTAFLDATSDLIEARVTAAQKAQGEQELRLDAYPQQQELWAAVDSYVARIQRDLDFIVEDLHAHPELAFEEVRSQQVLAKVLKDHGHHVELGVYGVSTAFESSVQTPGFDADKDPSIVIMAEYDALPEIGHACGHNIIAASGVGAYLAAAKVLSSQAAEGIEGRIVLQGTPAEEGHTGKEYMIRGGSLEGIDAAVMIHGFGYDIASHAWVGRRSATVRFHGVAAHASSQPYMGKNALDAASLAYQGLGLFRQQMPPSDRLHAIITAGGHRPSIIPAESTIELYVRSLGVDTLMDISQRVNEIVEGAALMAGCGFEIQWDPHPMSLPVRNNPSMAARWADTQTQRGRVALPEGTVPDTLAASTDFGNVSQRVPGIHPMVKVSPDDVALHTEAFAAWAKTPEAKKAAADSAVGLAQVTLDLLADAPLLAQAKSEFELAGGVVAVDDLIA; encoded by the coding sequence ATGTGTACTGAAAATTCTGGTCATTTTGATAATCCGGGTCTGCGGCACCCGCAAGTGCCCTCGACTGCCTTCTTGGACGCCACGTCGGATTTGATTGAAGCAAGGGTGACGGCTGCGCAAAAAGCACAAGGAGAGCAAGAGCTGCGCCTAGATGCCTACCCACAGCAGCAAGAGCTGTGGGCGGCAGTGGATAGCTATGTCGCGAGAATCCAGAGAGACCTCGATTTCATCGTTGAGGATCTGCACGCGCACCCAGAGCTAGCCTTTGAGGAAGTGCGCTCGCAACAAGTGCTCGCCAAAGTGCTTAAAGACCATGGGCACCATGTTGAACTTGGCGTGTACGGTGTCAGCACAGCCTTCGAATCTTCGGTGCAAACCCCGGGCTTTGATGCTGACAAGGATCCGAGCATCGTGATTATGGCGGAATATGATGCGCTGCCAGAAATTGGTCATGCCTGCGGACACAATATAATTGCCGCATCTGGCGTGGGTGCATACCTGGCAGCGGCGAAGGTGCTTTCTTCGCAGGCCGCGGAAGGTATTGAGGGCAGGATTGTTTTACAGGGCACACCTGCTGAAGAAGGCCATACCGGCAAGGAGTACATGATTCGCGGCGGCAGTTTGGAAGGCATCGATGCTGCGGTAATGATCCACGGCTTTGGCTATGACATCGCTTCACACGCGTGGGTGGGGCGTCGTTCCGCCACGGTGCGTTTCCATGGGGTAGCAGCGCATGCCAGCTCCCAACCCTATATGGGAAAAAATGCTCTCGATGCGGCATCTTTGGCGTACCAGGGTCTAGGCCTTTTCCGTCAGCAGATGCCGCCGAGCGATAGGTTGCATGCCATCATCACAGCGGGTGGACACCGGCCGTCGATTATCCCGGCGGAATCGACCATCGAGCTATACGTTCGCTCTTTAGGTGTGGACACGTTGATGGACATTTCCCAGCGTGTTAATGAAATCGTGGAGGGTGCAGCGCTGATGGCGGGTTGTGGGTTTGAGATTCAGTGGGATCCGCACCCGATGTCGTTGCCGGTGCGCAATAACCCATCGATGGCTGCACGCTGGGCGGATACCCAAACCCAACGTGGCAGGGTAGCGCTGCCAGAGGGGACGGTGCCAGATACGCTGGCGGCATCGACAGACTTTGGCAATGTGTCCCAGCGCGTGCCGGGTATTCATCCCATGGTCAAGGTTTCTCCCGATGACGTGGCATTGCACACTGAGGCATTCGCGGCGTGGGCTAAGACCCCAGAGGCAAAGAAGGCCGCAGCCGACTCCGCTGTAGGATTGGCTCAGGTCACGCTAGATTTGCTTGCCGATGCTCCCTTGCTTGCCCAGGCTAAATCTGAGTTTGAACTTGCTGGTGGGGTAGTGGCGGTAGATGATCTAATCGCATAA
- a CDS encoding AbgT family transporter, producing MADDKKHAPHDDLENSGATENVGESSSSVKTSTSEHDPYQDNQSTGTKWLDKFLNGIEYLGNKLPEPFTIFLGLFLLTGILSTIFAWQNITFQVPGSDEVQEIHGLFTGEGMTWLTTTMGENYLGFPPLVTVLPILLGVGIAERSGMLSALIRKLFGSARPAVLPYAVGVIGVTGSVMGDAAFVVIPPLAAMVFKAANRHPVAGLLGGFAAVGAGYSTALVPTSLDALFAGISTAVMETLPDFDFQEVTAVSNYFFNIASSIVLGLIAGWLIDKVLEPRMWRQDVPTEEDIDPEEAKERGDRDAEGNELSAELSAEESRGLVWSVISIVILTAIILAAVLVPGSPWRNEEGGFLPSSPLLSSIVFIIFAYFIVMGLVYGYVVKTIRGMKDVVDMMGQSLASMMGFLVLAFILGQFIALFSWTGIGTYSAVKGAAFLEQIGLTGFPAILAFCVLASLLNLLIISGSSMWTLMASVFVPMFALLGYEPAFIQAAFRVGDSATQIITPLNPYLIVMLGLLQRYEPRAGIGTLMARLIPFVIPFWVAWAVLLGVWYFVDLPLGPGNGVMIGS from the coding sequence ATGGCCGATGATAAAAAGCATGCACCCCATGACGATCTAGAAAACTCAGGAGCAACTGAGAACGTCGGGGAATCCAGTTCGTCTGTGAAGACATCGACAAGCGAGCATGACCCGTACCAAGACAACCAGTCGACTGGTACCAAGTGGCTGGATAAATTCTTAAACGGTATTGAATACCTAGGCAATAAGCTGCCCGAACCATTTACTATCTTCCTTGGGTTATTCCTGCTAACAGGTATCTTGTCCACCATCTTTGCGTGGCAAAACATCACCTTCCAAGTGCCAGGCAGCGATGAAGTGCAAGAGATTCACGGCCTGTTTACTGGTGAGGGAATGACGTGGCTGACCACCACAATGGGCGAGAACTACCTCGGCTTCCCGCCGCTGGTTACCGTGCTGCCCATTCTGTTGGGTGTGGGTATCGCGGAGCGCTCCGGCATGCTCTCAGCGCTGATTCGCAAGCTCTTTGGCTCAGCGCGCCCTGCCGTCCTGCCTTATGCGGTTGGTGTTATCGGTGTGACTGGCTCCGTTATGGGCGACGCCGCCTTCGTGGTCATCCCGCCGCTGGCAGCGATGGTGTTTAAAGCAGCGAACCGTCACCCGGTAGCGGGTCTATTGGGTGGTTTCGCCGCCGTCGGTGCGGGCTATTCCACGGCGCTGGTGCCAACCTCGTTGGATGCTTTGTTCGCTGGTATTTCAACCGCGGTGATGGAAACTTTGCCGGACTTTGACTTCCAGGAAGTCACGGCAGTGTCCAACTACTTCTTTAATATTGCATCCTCGATTGTGCTGGGGCTGATTGCCGGTTGGCTCATCGATAAGGTCCTGGAACCACGCATGTGGCGCCAGGATGTCCCGACTGAAGAGGATATTGACCCAGAAGAGGCCAAGGAACGCGGCGACCGCGATGCCGAGGGCAACGAACTCTCCGCTGAGCTATCTGCCGAAGAATCCCGCGGCCTGGTGTGGTCCGTTATTTCCATCGTTATTTTGACTGCGATCATTCTGGCAGCCGTCTTGGTGCCAGGTTCCCCATGGCGCAATGAAGAAGGCGGCTTCTTACCATCCTCGCCGCTACTAAGTTCCATCGTCTTTATTATCTTCGCGTACTTCATCGTCATGGGCCTGGTCTACGGCTACGTGGTCAAAACCATCCGGGGCATGAAAGACGTTGTGGATATGATGGGTCAGTCTTTGGCTTCCATGATGGGATTTTTGGTGCTGGCATTTATCTTGGGCCAGTTCATCGCGCTGTTCTCCTGGACCGGCATTGGTACCTACAGTGCGGTGAAGGGCGCAGCATTCCTGGAGCAAATCGGTCTTACCGGCTTCCCAGCGATCCTGGCGTTCTGTGTCCTAGCATCGCTGCTGAACCTGCTGATTATTTCCGGTTCTTCCATGTGGACTCTGATGGCGTCTGTATTCGTTCCGATGTTCGCCTTGCTAGGCTACGAGCCAGCCTTCATTCAGGCCGCTTTCCGCGTGGGTGACTCCGCAACGCAGATTATTACCCCGCTGAATCCCTACCTGATTGTGATGTTAGGTCTCTTGCAGCGCTATGAACCGCGCGCCGGAATTGGTACCTTGATGGCGCGTCTGATTCCTTTTGTTATCCCATTCTGGGTAGCGTGGGCGGTACTGTTAGGGGTGTGGTACTTCGTTGACCTGCCGCTTGGCCCTGGAAATGGCGTTATGATCGGTAGCTAA
- a CDS encoding DUF488 domain-containing protein — protein sequence MIKIVKVHDYVSGKETAPGKKVLVDRLWPRGVKKEDLPGHWLKEVAPSPDLRKWFDHDEDKFKEFSKRYKEELTEADSSGNEDLATLQEMVDDGDVSLMYAAKDHDINHAVVLKEWLES from the coding sequence ATGATTAAGATAGTAAAGGTACATGACTACGTCTCGGGCAAAGAAACTGCGCCGGGCAAGAAAGTCTTGGTGGACAGGTTGTGGCCACGCGGGGTGAAGAAAGAAGACTTGCCGGGTCATTGGCTCAAAGAAGTGGCGCCGTCGCCGGATCTGCGCAAATGGTTCGACCATGATGAAGACAAATTCAAAGAATTTTCTAAGCGCTATAAGGAGGAGCTGACCGAGGCAGATTCCAGTGGCAATGAAGACTTGGCCACGTTGCAGGAGATGGTTGATGACGGTGATGTCTCGCTGATGTACGCGGCCAAAGACCACGATATTAATCACGCGGTGGTGCTGAAAGAATGGCTGGAGAGCTGA
- a CDS encoding response regulator, whose amino-acid sequence MDSKAIRILLVEDDVMLQRSLLKYLSGEAGLEIVGTATNGFHALEILERCSVDVVVSDLRMPGMDGVELFQRLKDKQDGPRFIAITAHDRDEAMLELLRNGANGYIVKGDSIKEISRSIYAAMHGETVVSSSAMTRLLTRVENATERPTSPDTSGLAPTAARILDLVCLGRSNQKISEEIGMNIASVKKQVSGLLKYFEVSSRSELIVSMHRQGYMAK is encoded by the coding sequence ATGGATAGTAAAGCAATCAGGATTCTGCTTGTTGAAGACGATGTGATGCTCCAGCGGAGTTTACTTAAATACCTGTCTGGAGAAGCGGGTTTAGAGATCGTTGGCACGGCGACGAATGGATTTCACGCTTTAGAGATTCTGGAGCGTTGCTCAGTCGACGTTGTAGTTTCAGATCTTCGGATGCCTGGAATGGATGGGGTTGAGCTATTTCAAAGGCTGAAGGATAAGCAGGATGGCCCCCGGTTCATCGCAATCACTGCCCACGACAGGGATGAAGCCATGCTGGAGCTGCTTCGAAATGGTGCCAATGGATACATAGTAAAAGGTGACAGTATCAAGGAAATCAGTCGTAGTATTTACGCTGCAATGCATGGTGAAACTGTCGTCTCGTCTTCTGCTATGACTAGGCTCCTGACGCGTGTGGAAAACGCAACTGAACGTCCGACATCGCCCGATACCAGTGGTTTAGCCCCGACGGCAGCTCGCATTTTAGATCTTGTATGTCTTGGTCGGTCGAATCAGAAAATTTCTGAGGAGATTGGGATGAACATTGCCTCTGTAAAGAAGCAAGTATCGGGATTACTGAAATACTTCGAAGTGAGCTCACGTTCAGAGCTAATCGTATCGATGCATCGTCAAGGCTACATGGCTAAATAA
- a CDS encoding sensor histidine kinase translates to MNSNSKAKIAWGIAAFTTLGVIVEVTFRIDEITWQQASLALAAGGPIPAAVYLPAWYSVVGVSIIQFLSGYYFATVHPVLFFLSWIPVIAILWFRGKNLGALLVTIVLVYINSIAPEVGDWQPDFNSAIFMVVFMGVLLAFFELVLRIENARKEEAERSVQMAISLHTQVAGSLTKVLIELEKSPDYFQSKETRGSLEIEIRNALLSTRQLLEILTKPKGNGQGKVATAEYFSDALDMAVHELEDNGFNVIEQPRERTQVKLKSDLQAVIAAIFAELANNLLKYADVNRPVLLNVISLNSDVQVTFSNFLRAEEFDALKSSGLGLSIIKDMITSIGGQIHSGLESPEQWKTTIIIPLA, encoded by the coding sequence ATGAATAGCAATTCCAAAGCAAAAATTGCATGGGGTATCGCGGCTTTTACTACCCTGGGTGTGATCGTTGAAGTCACTTTTCGAATTGACGAAATCACCTGGCAGCAGGCTTCACTAGCTCTTGCTGCGGGAGGCCCGATACCAGCTGCTGTTTACCTGCCGGCTTGGTATTCGGTGGTAGGTGTATCCATTATTCAATTCTTATCGGGGTACTACTTCGCTACCGTGCATCCAGTTTTGTTCTTCCTTTCGTGGATTCCGGTGATCGCAATCTTGTGGTTTCGTGGAAAAAACCTTGGGGCTCTTCTAGTTACGATAGTGCTGGTTTATATCAATAGCATTGCGCCTGAGGTTGGTGACTGGCAACCGGATTTTAACTCCGCTATCTTTATGGTGGTTTTCATGGGAGTGCTTTTAGCTTTCTTTGAACTGGTTCTGCGCATCGAAAATGCTCGAAAAGAAGAAGCGGAACGCTCTGTTCAAATGGCAATTTCGTTACACACGCAAGTTGCTGGATCTTTAACAAAAGTCCTGATCGAGCTAGAGAAGTCGCCAGACTATTTTCAATCCAAGGAGACTCGGGGGTCGCTCGAGATTGAAATTCGAAATGCCCTGCTGTCAACGAGACAATTACTGGAGATACTTACGAAACCAAAAGGAAATGGTCAGGGCAAAGTTGCAACGGCAGAGTATTTTTCTGACGCCTTGGATATGGCAGTCCATGAATTGGAGGACAATGGGTTTAATGTAATAGAGCAACCTCGGGAACGGACCCAGGTGAAGTTGAAGTCAGACCTCCAGGCAGTGATTGCGGCGATTTTCGCGGAGTTAGCTAACAACCTGCTGAAGTACGCAGATGTTAATCGGCCAGTCCTGCTCAATGTCATAAGTTTGAACTCAGACGTTCAGGTTACTTTTAGCAATTTCCTCAGGGCAGAAGAATTTGATGCGTTGAAGAGCTCTGGGTTAGGTCTCTCCATAATAAAAGACATGATTACCTCCATCGGGGGCCAGATACATTCGGGACTTGAGTCGCCGGAACAATGGAAAACAACAATAATAATTCCGTTAGCTTAA
- a CDS encoding ATP-binding cassette domain-containing protein — protein METRRLEHMGRVKGLALTMAGSSAQREQFFAAITEALVNPTLSLVTYIYYFWRRILLSGARFLKEGNQVLKAYDITRIFSGVSGKKVALDQVSATFERGITTLIGANGSGKTTLLKILATIDSPTSGTLQHNGETIGFKSSEDYRDCIGYVPQDVRFVSGMKCDEALAYAAWVSGMSRSQAQPRIPEVLQLVGLSLKAKEKVGSLSGGQNRRLGIAAALIHRPDILFLDEPTAGLDPQSRLEIREILQALAQQATIVISTHLIDDVEGLSQKTLALHEGRAVFHGTWHELSAAAATDNSLNSSDKLENALAFVSQRASISSQEEDAL, from the coding sequence ATGGAAACCAGACGGCTCGAGCATATGGGGCGTGTCAAGGGGCTGGCACTTACCATGGCAGGATCGTCAGCTCAACGGGAACAGTTCTTCGCGGCGATAACAGAGGCGCTTGTTAATCCCACACTTTCGCTCGTAACTTATATTTACTATTTCTGGCGTCGGATTCTATTATCCGGCGCCAGATTCCTTAAGGAGGGAAACCAAGTGTTAAAAGCATACGATATAACACGTATATTTTCAGGAGTCAGCGGGAAAAAGGTCGCGCTAGACCAAGTTTCCGCGACCTTCGAGCGTGGCATCACAACGCTCATTGGAGCGAACGGTAGCGGTAAGACGACTCTGCTGAAAATTCTTGCCACTATTGATTCCCCTACTTCTGGAACTCTACAACACAATGGCGAAACCATAGGTTTCAAGTCTTCTGAAGACTACCGCGACTGCATTGGCTATGTTCCGCAAGATGTGCGGTTTGTATCCGGCATGAAGTGCGATGAAGCGCTCGCTTACGCAGCATGGGTGTCCGGCATGTCCCGAAGTCAGGCTCAACCGCGGATACCAGAAGTACTTCAGCTAGTCGGCCTCAGTTTGAAGGCCAAGGAAAAGGTAGGGTCTCTTTCTGGTGGTCAAAACCGACGCCTTGGAATTGCCGCAGCACTGATTCATCGTCCAGATATACTGTTTCTCGATGAACCTACTGCAGGCCTTGACCCACAATCCCGCTTGGAAATCCGCGAGATTCTACAGGCTCTCGCTCAGCAAGCAACCATTGTGATTTCAACACACCTTATCGACGACGTAGAGGGCCTTAGCCAAAAGACTTTGGCTCTCCACGAAGGACGAGCTGTTTTTCACGGAACGTGGCATGAACTTTCTGCCGCTGCTGCTACTGACAACAGCCTGAATTCTTCAGATAAGCTTGAAAACGCACTCGCATTTGTCTCTCAACGTGCTTCAATCAGTAGTCAAGAGGAGGACGCGTTGTGA
- the smpB gene encoding SsrA-binding protein SmpB: MAKKGKKKKNAVGADGTQTLATNRRARHDYKILEEFECGIVLLGTEIKSLREGKISLTDAFATVDNGEVFLRNLHIPEYSMGSWTNHSPKRTRKLLLHRREIDKIMGQVRDGNKTLIPLKVYLRNGYAKLELGLAQGKQDYDKREDIKRRDQDRDITRELGRRIKGINA, translated from the coding sequence ATGGCTAAAAAGGGCAAGAAGAAAAAGAATGCGGTAGGCGCTGACGGTACTCAAACGTTGGCGACTAACCGGCGTGCCCGCCATGACTATAAAATTCTCGAGGAATTCGAGTGTGGCATTGTCTTGCTGGGCACGGAAATTAAATCACTACGTGAAGGCAAGATTTCTCTAACCGATGCTTTTGCAACCGTAGATAACGGTGAGGTTTTCCTGCGCAATCTGCATATTCCGGAGTACTCCATGGGCTCGTGGACGAACCATTCGCCTAAGCGCACCCGGAAGTTGTTGTTGCACCGTCGTGAAATCGACAAAATCATGGGCCAAGTCCGTGATGGCAATAAGACCCTGATTCCGCTGAAGGTTTACCTGCGCAACGGTTATGCAAAGTTAGAGTTGGGTCTTGCCCAAGGTAAACAAGACTACGACAAGCGCGAGGACATCAAGCGCCGCGACCAGGACCGGGACATCACGCGTGAGCTTGGCCGGCGTATCAAGGGCATCAACGCCTAA
- the ftsX gene encoding permease-like cell division protein FtsX: MQIKFVLREAFKGLGRNLTMTIALVITTAISVALVVAGVLVSNMARETQAIYLERVEVMIQLDEEISNTDQDCSTDACVEVKELLEADDGVETVTYRSREDSYQRFVEVFQDTDPVLVEETSPDALPAALHVRLVNPTDTAPIDAVRDLPQVDTIVDQVEEVRSATDNLNSIRNATFLLAFVQAVAAIFLIANMVQIAAYNRSTEIGIMRMVGASRWITQAPFVLEAVVASFIGVVLAGLGVFAAKSTIVDSSLASLYESQLLAPIRTSDIWVSWPLVGIAAILAAAITASVTLRAYVRK, from the coding sequence ATGCAGATTAAATTTGTTCTCCGTGAAGCTTTCAAAGGTTTAGGCCGCAACCTTACCATGACCATCGCGCTGGTGATTACCACCGCGATTTCAGTCGCGCTGGTGGTAGCCGGTGTCTTGGTGTCGAATATGGCGCGCGAAACCCAAGCGATTTATCTCGAGCGCGTCGAGGTGATGATTCAGCTGGATGAAGAAATCTCCAACACTGACCAGGACTGTTCTACTGACGCCTGTGTCGAGGTTAAAGAGCTGCTGGAAGCTGATGACGGGGTAGAGACAGTAACTTATCGCTCCCGTGAGGACTCTTATCAGCGCTTTGTCGAAGTCTTCCAAGACACCGACCCAGTGCTGGTAGAAGAAACTTCCCCTGATGCATTGCCAGCTGCGCTGCATGTGCGACTAGTTAACCCGACCGATACCGCGCCGATTGATGCAGTGCGTGACCTACCGCAGGTGGACACCATCGTTGACCAAGTCGAAGAAGTGCGTTCGGCGACGGATAACCTTAACTCGATTCGAAATGCCACCTTCTTGCTGGCATTTGTGCAAGCGGTTGCTGCCATCTTCTTGATTGCGAACATGGTGCAGATCGCCGCCTATAACCGTTCCACGGAAATTGGCATCATGCGCATGGTGGGTGCTTCTCGCTGGATCACCCAGGCACCATTCGTATTGGAAGCGGTGGTGGCATCGTTTATCGGTGTGGTTCTGGCCGGACTTGGCGTCTTTGCCGCGAAGTCTACGATCGTGGATTCTTCGCTTGCATCCCTGTACGAATCTCAGCTGCTGGCGCCGATTCGAACCTCTGATATTTGGGTCTCGTGGCCACTGGTTGGCATTGCCGCTATTTTGGCTGCGGCGATTACGGCCTCGGTTACTTTGCGGGCCTACGTGCGCAAATAG
- the ftsE gene encoding cell division ATP-binding protein FtsE, translating to MITFENVTKVYSTSTRPALNDVSFKIEDGEFVFLIGPSGSGKSTFLQLMVRETNLTAGDIYFNDFHVNQLKGTEINKLRQSIGYVFQDFRLLPKLDVYSNVAFALEVIGKKKSRIEKQVPEVLDMVGLGTKAHRMPAELSGGEQQRVAVARAFVNRPKLLLADEPTGNLDPGTADEILTLLNQINRHGTTVVMSTHNARAVNDARQRVIELSNGNLARDEHNAEYGEA from the coding sequence GTGATCACGTTCGAGAATGTAACCAAGGTTTATTCCACCTCCACCAGACCGGCCTTAAATGATGTGTCTTTTAAGATCGAAGACGGCGAATTCGTCTTCCTCATTGGCCCGTCTGGTTCTGGTAAATCCACGTTCTTGCAGCTGATGGTGCGTGAGACGAACCTTACGGCCGGCGATATTTACTTCAATGACTTCCACGTTAATCAGCTCAAAGGCACAGAAATTAACAAGCTGCGCCAATCCATTGGCTATGTCTTCCAGGATTTCCGCCTGCTGCCCAAGCTTGATGTGTACTCCAACGTGGCTTTCGCGTTGGAAGTGATTGGGAAGAAGAAAAGCCGCATCGAAAAGCAAGTGCCTGAGGTACTTGACATGGTTGGCTTGGGGACGAAAGCCCACCGCATGCCAGCTGAGCTATCCGGTGGTGAACAGCAGCGCGTTGCTGTGGCGCGAGCTTTTGTAAACCGCCCGAAGTTGCTGCTTGCCGATGAGCCCACCGGCAACCTGGACCCTGGCACCGCTGATGAAATTTTGACCTTGCTCAATCAAATCAACCGCCACGGCACTACCGTGGTGATGTCCACGCACAATGCGCGTGCCGTTAATGATGCACGTCAGCGAGTTATTGAGCTGAGCAATGGCAACCTGGCGCGCGATGAGCACAACGCGGAATACGGAGAGGCTTAA